The Meriones unguiculatus strain TT.TT164.6M chromosome 1, Bangor_MerUng_6.1, whole genome shotgun sequence genome has a segment encoding these proteins:
- the Hps6 gene encoding BLOC-2 complex member HPS6 codes for MKRAGTLRLLSDLSNFTGGARLRELLAGDPAVLVRCSPDGRHLLLLRPPGSPAPQLVVAARGPGLALERAWPEGHPSPLDAFFVPWLARPALILVWENGLAEVWGAGMEPGWRILQSTELCPHAEARVTAVAVTRGRLVWCEERQLGDEDQPGKLSTAFSHCVCVKTLETSGEAGTKLGCTYILLHHCPSFGLIASRKDLFLVPTTTTWPGVAHVLLIWSPSKGKVIVAAPSLGLSHSKSLNPRQGDTWDFRTLLRGLPGFLSPREPLAVHTWAPSPQGLLLLDLKGKVSLVQCHGGTRTVGTLQEAPVGLEGSAALGTFHGTLACVLGSTLELLDMSSGQLLERKVLSTDRVHLLEPPAPGVKNEEELETRGVLRLLSALGLFCVGWERPQGLELPSDKDLVFEEACGYYQRRSLRGTQLTPEELRHNSMFRAPQALASILQGHLPPSALLTTLRAELRDYRSLEQLKAQLVAGDDEEAGWTELAEQEVARLLRTQLTGDQLVQFNTIFQALPTAAWSATLQALQLQPDRTGKLRSQAPPDIWKKVLRGPAAGKEQPGGMLPPFELLCRCLCQLEPQWLPSFVELAQQQGGPGWGAESPGLPLYRRALAVLGEEGKRPEDLEVELLLGSRRPKAVLQAVRQLIRKELWERALEAGLALDSSSPLLRSEIFKLLLAEFAQHRRLDAHLPLLCRLCPPEVAPDELLLLLRTHLPDDVGTSSPFPEPGAEPPLTVGLVRALLEQTGAQERPSGPVQSTYEDILWDPGTPPPTLPREPITTPQASDHPGQEAWAPSGQGPLCN; via the coding sequence ATGAAGCGAGCAGGAACTCTACGCCTGCTTTCGGATTTGAGCAACTTCACCGGCGGGGCCCGACTCCGCGAGTTGTTGGCTGGGGACCCAGCTGTCCTAGTCCGCTGCAGCCCTGACGGCCGCCACCTGCTGCTGCTAAGACCCCCGGGGTCGCCCGCCCCGCAACTTGTCGTGGCTGCGCGTGGGCCGGGCCTGGCGCTGGAGCGTGCCTGGCCGGAGGGCCACCCCTCGCCTCTGGACGCCTTCTTCGTGCCGTGGCTGGCGAGACCCGCGCTGATTTTGGTATGGGAAAATGGCCTAGCGGAGGTGTGGGGCGCCGGGATGGAGCCTGGCTGGAGGATACTTCAGAGCACTGAGCTGTGTCCGCATGCTGAGGCCCGCGTGACGGCCGTGGCGGTAACCCGAGGCCGCCTGGTTTGGTGCGAGGAGCGTCAGCTTGGCGATGAGGACCAGCCAGGGAAGCTTTCAACGGCTTTCAGCCACTGTGTGTGCGTCAAGACCCTGGAGACCAGCGGGGAGGCTGGCACCAAACTAGGCTGCACATACATCCTGCTGCACCACTGCCCCTCTTTTGGACTGATAGCCTCTCGCAAGGACCTCTTCCTGGTGCCCACTACCACCACTTGGCCTGGTGTGGCCCATGTTCTGCTCATCTGGAGCCCAAGCAAGGGCAAGGTGATAGTCGCTGCGCCATCTCTTGGTCTTTCTCACAGTAAAAGCCTGAATCCCAGACAAGGGGATACCTGGGACTTTCGGACCCTGCTTCGAGGACTTCCTGGGTTCCTGTCCCCCAGGGAGCCGTTGGCTGTACACACTTGGGCCCCGTCTCCCCAGGGCTTGCTGTTGCTTGACTTGAAAGGTAAGGTGAGCCTAGTGCAGTGCCATGGTGGCACTCGGACTGTGGGAACCCTGCAGGAAGCGCCTGTAGGCCTAGAGGGGTCTGCGGCCCTGGGAACCTTTCATGGCACTTTAGCCTGTGTGCTGGGCTCCACCTTGGAACTACTGGACATGAGCAGTGGTCAGCTGTTGGAGAGGAAGGTCCTAAGTACAGACAGAGTACATCTGCTGGAGCCTCCAGCGCCTGGTGTGAAGAATGAGGAAGAGTTGGAGACCCGAGGAGTTCTCCGTTTGCTTTCAGCCTTGGGGCTCTTCTGTGTGGGTTGGGAACGGCCCCAAGGCCTTGAGCTGCCCTCAGACAAGGATCTGGTCTTTGAGGAGGCCTGTGGGTACTACCAGCGCCGGAGCCTAAGAGGTACCCAACTGACCCCAGAAGAACTGAGACACAACAGCATGTTTCGGGCACCTCAGGCGTTGGCCTCCATCCTCCAGGGCCACCTGCCCCCATCTGCACTGTTGACTACCCTGAGGGCTGAGCTTCGGGATTACCGGAGTTTGGAGCAGCTCAAGGCCCAGCTGGTGGCTGGGGACGATGAGGAGGCTGGCTGGACCGAGTTAGCAGAGCAGGAGGTGGCACGGCTGTTGAGAACCCAGCTGACTGGAGACCAGCTGGTCCAATTCAACACCATTTTCCAGGCCCTTCCTACAGCAGCTTGGAGTGCCACCCTCCAGGCCCTGCAGCTCCAGCCAGACAGGACTGGCAAGCTGAGGTCCCAGGCACCCCCTGACATATGGAAGAAGGTACTAAGGGGTCCAGCAGCTGGAAAGGAGCAGCCTGGTGGAATGCTGCCCCCCTTTGAACTCCTGTGCCGGTGCCTATGCCAGCTGGAGCCTCAGTGGCTCCCCTCATTTGTGGAGCTGGCCCAGCAACAGGGTGGGCCAGGCTGGGGGGCTGAAAGCCCCGGTCTGCCCCTTTACCGCCGAGCCCTGGCGGTGCTAGGTGAGGAGGGGAAGAGACCTGAGGACCTAGAAGTCGAGCTGCTTCTGGGCAGTAGGCGGCCCAAAGCTGTGCTGCAAGCTGTGAGGCAGCTCATAAGGAAGGAACTGTGGGAACGGGCTCTGGAGGCCGGGCTGGCCCTGGACTCCTCCAGCCCCCTACTTCGAAGTGAGATCTTTAAGCTGCTGCTGGCAGAGTTCGCCCAGCACCGCCGCCTCgatgctcacctccccctcctttGCCGCCTGTGCCCACCAGAAGTGGCTCCAGACGAGCTCCTGCTTCTTCTGAGGACACATCTCCCAGATGAcgtggggacctcctcccctttccccgaGCCAGGGGCAGAGCCCCCTCTCACAGTGGGCTTGGTCAGAGCCCTGCTCGAACAGACTGGGGCTCAAGAACGGCCCTCTGGTCCAGTTCAAAGCACATATGAGGACATCCTGTGGGATCCAGGCACTCCACCCCCAACCCTTCCTCGTGAGCCTATTACTACTCCCCAGGCATCAGACCACCCAGGACAGGAAGCCTGGGCACCGTCTGGACAGGGGCCCCTGTGCAACTGA